Genomic window (archaeon BMS3Bbin15):
CCGAGATGAGCCTGATATTCTCAGGAAGCAGACTTCTCAGACCATGTTTTGTTATAGTCTGCTCATGAGTTCCGCACACATGCATAAAGCTGTAGCTCTCCCCATTTGATAGCTTTTTTATTGTATCAACAGCCTTTGCTGCCAGCTCTGAGTCCCTGAAGCTAAGATTCATCTGTTCAACCTCTCAAGAAGCTCATTCCACAACCCTAAAGTCTTTTCAGCCTCATCTTTTGACAGTTTTGATATGGCATAGCCAACATGCACTATAACATAGTCTCCAACAGAGGCATCTTCAATAAAGTCAATATTTGCCTCCTTTCTAATCCCGCCATAATCAACAAGGGCAAAGCTGCCTTTTATCTCTTTTATCATCCCCGGTACAGCTACACACATTCTCTTACCTCCTTCAGTATCACATCAACAGCTTTATCAACACCCTTCTCAACCTCTCTGCTCAGCCCTATACCCCCCTCTATATCTGATATTCCAATTCCGATAATCTGAATATCCCCCGGAAATTCACTGTATATTTCCTGTCCTGTTTTTATAAGATGCTCAATGGTAAAATCATGAAGAGAGTAGATAAATTCAAATTTTTCAATCTCTTCAAAACTGAGCG
Coding sequences:
- the hypC gene encoding hydrogenase isoenzymes formation protein HypC, which encodes MCVAVPGMIKEIKGSFALVDYGGIRKEANIDFIEDASVGDYVIVHVGYAISKLSKDEAEKTLGLWNELLERLNR
- the hybD gene encoding hydrogenase 2 maturation protease, coding for MLIVGIGSILMGDDGAGVEVIDRLEQIRLPENVELFKAGLDSFGILGKLEGRKKVIFVDALRGGETGKVYTLSFEEIEKFEFIYSLHDFTIEHLIKTGQEIYSEFPGDIQIIGIGISDIEGGIGLSREVEKGVDKAVDVILKEVRECV